In Papaver somniferum cultivar HN1 chromosome 1, ASM357369v1, whole genome shotgun sequence, a genomic segment contains:
- the LOC113323369 gene encoding uncharacterized protein LOC113323369 isoform X3 — MGAMAGQCLPSLGRVKLTDLIASEGLPSDTYKISVSTLAQSLTQFSAVIIQLSASDGALLRSGLESAHLYFHQKASYPNAHMVHNHDSRDWCRTSGYYAEPQLCQETYDFRPGLTPTEPNNNTMEYPPAGLPDMFPLLARVARDVLDAITFSLNLRSSAFNGILDNVPLRNREISSSVLSVCCHSSRQAFQGQQHGLTTQDDDLGPHEAIVYPGLALYYATAGYVTPATHRIDTGSLHGYGRCSLAFKLMPKSMASLSGSEMSAAGHGIEAQFQLPILVDDFMQRTHPVDQLHNRQSFQNYNFPAAQDGSLKSLVKRRKPNTRCKPLPPSKRLRLEAQRVLKERVQEIADKKGIKLRFCSLKDCESHIQSLDSPCGSIRMEIGWPPGVPFVHPHDLPNKAKLGFLEAYEPGWTASQDVESSLIETGQASQYPSNCKSLFAFKSFEVNWI; from the exons ATGGGTGCTATGGCAGGCCAATGCCTGCCATCTCTGGGTCGTGTTAAGCTTACGGATCTCATAGCCTCGGAAGGTCTTCCTTCTGATACATACAAGATTTCTGTTTCAACATTGGCCCAGTCGTTAACTCAGTTTTCTGCAGTAATCATTCAACTCTCAGCTAGTGATGGAGCCCTTCTAAGATCTGGTTTGGAATCTGCTcacttgtatttccatcaaaaaGCTTCGTATCCCAATGCACATATGGTACATAACCATGACTCCCGAGACTGGTGCAGGACATCTGGTTACTACGCAGAACCTCAACTGTGccaagaaacatatgatttcaGACCAGGTCTCACACCAACAGAGCCTAACAACAACACAATGGAATACCCTCCGGCTGGTTTGCCAGATATGTTTCCATTGCTTGCAAGAGTTGCTAGAGATGTTTTGGATGCCATTACCTTTTCATTGAACTTGCGTAGCTCTGCATTCAACGGCATACTCGATAATGTTCCACTGAGAAATAGGGAAATTTCATCATCGGTGTTATCTGTTTGCTGTCACTCAAGCAGGCAAGCATTTCAAGGACAACAACATGGTTTGACAACTCAAGATGATG ATCTTGGTCCTCATGAAGCCATAGTCTACCCTGGACTCGCGCTGTACTATGCCACTGCCGGGTATGTCACTCCTGCGACCCACCGAATAGATACAGGTAGTCTGCATGGCTATGGACGCTGTTCTCTAGCTTTCAAGCTCATGCCTAAATCCATGGCAAGTCTAAGTGGTTCGGAGATGAGTGCAGCAGGTCACGGAATTGAAGCTCAGTTTCAGCTTCCAATACTCGTGGATGACTTCATGCAGAGAACGCACCCAGTTGACCAACTTCATAACAGGCAAAGCTTCCAAAATTACAATTTTCCAGCTGCTCAAGATG GATCTCTGAAGTCGTTGGTGAAGAGGAGGAAGCCAAATACAAGGTGTAAACCACTGCCACCGTCAAAGAGGTTGCGTCTTGAAGCTCAAAGAGTCCTCAAAGAACGTGTTCAGGAAATAGCAGACAAGAAGGGCATTAAGCTGAGGTTTTGCAGCTTGAAAGACTGTGAAAGTCACATACAGAGCCTAGATAGCCCTTGTGGAAGCATAAGGATGGAGATCGGATGGCCGCCTGGTGTTCCATTTGTTCATCCCCACGATTTACCAAATAAGGCAAAGCTTGGTTTCCTTGAAGCGTATGAACCTGGTTGGACGGCTTCCCAGGATGTGGAGTCGAGTCTAATCGAAACCGGACAGGCCAGTCAATACCCATCTAATT GTAAAAGTTTGTTTGCTTTCAAGTCTTTCGAAGTCAATTGGATATAG
- the LOC113323369 gene encoding uncharacterized protein LOC113323369 isoform X1, with protein sequence MGAMAGQCLPSLGRVKLTDLIASEGLPSDTYKISVSTLAQSLTQFSAVIIQLSASDGALLRSGLESAHLYFHQKASYPNAHMVHNHDSRDWCRTSGYYAEPQLCQETYDFRPGLTPTEPNNNTMEYPPAGLPDMFPLLARVARDVLDAITFSLNLRSSAFNGILDNVPLRNREISSSVLSVCCHSSRQAFQGQQHGLTTQDDGQLVMFSDHEHQVDKGLITLVKSDKPGLHIRDFHGNWMLVDADLGPHEAIVYPGLALYYATAGYVTPATHRIDTGSLHGYGRCSLAFKLMPKSMASLSGSEMSAAGHGIEAQFQLPILVDDFMQRTHPVDQLHNRQSFQNYNFPAAQDGSLKSLVKRRKPNTRCKPLPPSKRLRLEAQRVLKERVQEIADKKGIKLRFCSLKDCESHIQSLDSPCGSIRMEIGWPPGVPFVHPHDLPNKAKLGFLEAYEPGWTASQDVESSLIETGQASQYPSNCKSLFAFKSFEVNWI encoded by the exons ATGGGTGCTATGGCAGGCCAATGCCTGCCATCTCTGGGTCGTGTTAAGCTTACGGATCTCATAGCCTCGGAAGGTCTTCCTTCTGATACATACAAGATTTCTGTTTCAACATTGGCCCAGTCGTTAACTCAGTTTTCTGCAGTAATCATTCAACTCTCAGCTAGTGATGGAGCCCTTCTAAGATCTGGTTTGGAATCTGCTcacttgtatttccatcaaaaaGCTTCGTATCCCAATGCACATATGGTACATAACCATGACTCCCGAGACTGGTGCAGGACATCTGGTTACTACGCAGAACCTCAACTGTGccaagaaacatatgatttcaGACCAGGTCTCACACCAACAGAGCCTAACAACAACACAATGGAATACCCTCCGGCTGGTTTGCCAGATATGTTTCCATTGCTTGCAAGAGTTGCTAGAGATGTTTTGGATGCCATTACCTTTTCATTGAACTTGCGTAGCTCTGCATTCAACGGCATACTCGATAATGTTCCACTGAGAAATAGGGAAATTTCATCATCGGTGTTATCTGTTTGCTGTCACTCAAGCAGGCAAGCATTTCAAGGACAACAACATGGTTTGACAACTCAAGATGATGGTCAGTTGGTTATGTTTTCTGATCATGAGCATCAGGTCGATAAAGGTTTAATAACTCTTGTTAAGTCAGATAAACCAGGTTTGCATATAAGGGACTTTCATGGCAATTGGATGCTTGTGGACGCAGATCTTGGTCCTCATGAAGCCATAGTCTACCCTGGACTCGCGCTGTACTATGCCACTGCCGGGTATGTCACTCCTGCGACCCACCGAATAGATACAGGTAGTCTGCATGGCTATGGACGCTGTTCTCTAGCTTTCAAGCTCATGCCTAAATCCATGGCAAGTCTAAGTGGTTCGGAGATGAGTGCAGCAGGTCACGGAATTGAAGCTCAGTTTCAGCTTCCAATACTCGTGGATGACTTCATGCAGAGAACGCACCCAGTTGACCAACTTCATAACAGGCAAAGCTTCCAAAATTACAATTTTCCAGCTGCTCAAGATG GATCTCTGAAGTCGTTGGTGAAGAGGAGGAAGCCAAATACAAGGTGTAAACCACTGCCACCGTCAAAGAGGTTGCGTCTTGAAGCTCAAAGAGTCCTCAAAGAACGTGTTCAGGAAATAGCAGACAAGAAGGGCATTAAGCTGAGGTTTTGCAGCTTGAAAGACTGTGAAAGTCACATACAGAGCCTAGATAGCCCTTGTGGAAGCATAAGGATGGAGATCGGATGGCCGCCTGGTGTTCCATTTGTTCATCCCCACGATTTACCAAATAAGGCAAAGCTTGGTTTCCTTGAAGCGTATGAACCTGGTTGGACGGCTTCCCAGGATGTGGAGTCGAGTCTAATCGAAACCGGACAGGCCAGTCAATACCCATCTAATT GTAAAAGTTTGTTTGCTTTCAAGTCTTTCGAAGTCAATTGGATATAG
- the LOC113323369 gene encoding uncharacterized protein LOC113323369 isoform X2 yields MGAMAGQCLPSLGRVKLTDLIASEGLPSDTYKISVSTLAQSLTQFSAVIIQLSASDGALLRSGLESAHLYFHQKASYPNAHMVHNHDSRDWCRTSGYYAEPQLCQETYDFRPGLTPTEPNNNTMEYPPAGLPDMFPLLARVARDVLDAITFSLNLRSSAFNGILDNVPLRNREISSSVLSVCCHSSRQAFQGQQHGLTTQDDGQLVMFSDHEHQVDKGLITLVKSDKPGLHIRDFHGNWMLVDADLGPHEAIVYPGLALYYATAGYVTPATHRIDTGSLHGYGRCSLAFKLMPKSMASLSGSEMSAAGHGIEAQFQLPILVDDFMQRTHPVDQLHNRQSFQNYNFPAAQDGSLKSLVKRRKPNTRCKPLPPSKRLRLEAQRVLKERVQEIADKKGIKLRFCSLKDCESHIQSLDSPCGSIRMEIGWPPGVPFVHPHDLPNKAKLGFLEAYEPGWTASQDVESSLIETGQASQYPSN; encoded by the exons ATGGGTGCTATGGCAGGCCAATGCCTGCCATCTCTGGGTCGTGTTAAGCTTACGGATCTCATAGCCTCGGAAGGTCTTCCTTCTGATACATACAAGATTTCTGTTTCAACATTGGCCCAGTCGTTAACTCAGTTTTCTGCAGTAATCATTCAACTCTCAGCTAGTGATGGAGCCCTTCTAAGATCTGGTTTGGAATCTGCTcacttgtatttccatcaaaaaGCTTCGTATCCCAATGCACATATGGTACATAACCATGACTCCCGAGACTGGTGCAGGACATCTGGTTACTACGCAGAACCTCAACTGTGccaagaaacatatgatttcaGACCAGGTCTCACACCAACAGAGCCTAACAACAACACAATGGAATACCCTCCGGCTGGTTTGCCAGATATGTTTCCATTGCTTGCAAGAGTTGCTAGAGATGTTTTGGATGCCATTACCTTTTCATTGAACTTGCGTAGCTCTGCATTCAACGGCATACTCGATAATGTTCCACTGAGAAATAGGGAAATTTCATCATCGGTGTTATCTGTTTGCTGTCACTCAAGCAGGCAAGCATTTCAAGGACAACAACATGGTTTGACAACTCAAGATGATGGTCAGTTGGTTATGTTTTCTGATCATGAGCATCAGGTCGATAAAGGTTTAATAACTCTTGTTAAGTCAGATAAACCAGGTTTGCATATAAGGGACTTTCATGGCAATTGGATGCTTGTGGACGCAGATCTTGGTCCTCATGAAGCCATAGTCTACCCTGGACTCGCGCTGTACTATGCCACTGCCGGGTATGTCACTCCTGCGACCCACCGAATAGATACAGGTAGTCTGCATGGCTATGGACGCTGTTCTCTAGCTTTCAAGCTCATGCCTAAATCCATGGCAAGTCTAAGTGGTTCGGAGATGAGTGCAGCAGGTCACGGAATTGAAGCTCAGTTTCAGCTTCCAATACTCGTGGATGACTTCATGCAGAGAACGCACCCAGTTGACCAACTTCATAACAGGCAAAGCTTCCAAAATTACAATTTTCCAGCTGCTCAAGATG GATCTCTGAAGTCGTTGGTGAAGAGGAGGAAGCCAAATACAAGGTGTAAACCACTGCCACCGTCAAAGAGGTTGCGTCTTGAAGCTCAAAGAGTCCTCAAAGAACGTGTTCAGGAAATAGCAGACAAGAAGGGCATTAAGCTGAGGTTTTGCAGCTTGAAAGACTGTGAAAGTCACATACAGAGCCTAGATAGCCCTTGTGGAAGCATAAGGATGGAGATCGGATGGCCGCCTGGTGTTCCATTTGTTCATCCCCACGATTTACCAAATAAGGCAAAGCTTGGTTTCCTTGAAGCGTATGAACCTGGTTGGACGGCTTCCCAGGATGTGGAGTCGAGTCTAATCGAAACCGGACAGGCCAGTCAATACCCATCTAATT GA
- the LOC113323396 gene encoding scarecrow-like protein 23 produces MIQSCSSNFLYHQSSSSEYAAAAANSVKTHKRMNQNDDELSIFNNGSDQSDDQNPPRKKQNFEEQGRMMVTDNQSNTAQSDDDESSGLRLLGLLLKCAESISMDNLDEASDLLPEISQLSSPFGTSPERVASYFGQALQSRIISCCIGTYSPLDSDKSLNLNQSQKICNALQSYNSISPLIKFSHFTANQAIFQALEGEDRIHIIDLDIMQGLQWPGLFHILASRSKKKIRSMRITGIGSSMLMLQATGKRLSDFASSLGLPFEFNPLEGKVGNIIDLSRLSPRQGGETTIVHWMHHCLYNVTGSDLGTLSLLKILRPKLITIVEQDSSHGGNFLGRFVEALHYYSALFDALGDGLSGDSIDRHQVEQQLFGVEIRNIVAVGGPKRTGEVKVDRWGDELRRIGFKSVSLGGNPAAQANLLLGMFPWKGYTLVEDEETGSLKLGWKDLSLLTASAWQLLE; encoded by the coding sequence ATGATTCAGAGTTGTAGTAGTAATTTTCTTTATcaccaatcatcatcatcagaatatgcagcagcagcagcaaattcAGTGAAAACCCACAAAAGAATGAATCAAAATGATGATGAATTGTCAATTTTCAATAACGGCTCTGATCAATCAGATGATCAAAACCCACCGAGGAAGAAACAGAATTTTGAAGAACAGGGGAGGATGATGGTTACTGATAATCAGAGTAATACTGCTCAgagtgatgatgatgaatcaagtGGATTAAGATTACTGGGGCTATTACTAAAGTGTGCAGAATCAATATCAATGGATAATCTTGATGAAGCAAGTGATTTATTACCAGAGATTTCACAATTATCATCACCATTTGGTACATCACCTGAAAGagttgcatcatattttggtcaAGCATTACAATCAAGAATCATAAGTTGTTGTATAGGTACGTATTCACCACTTGATTCTGATAAATCATTGAATTTGAACCAGAGCCAGAAGATTTGCAACGCGCTTCAATCATACAATTCGATTTCTCCATTGATAAAATTCTCTCATTTCACTGCAAATCAAGCAATTTTTCAAGCATTAGAAGGTGAAGACAGGATTCATATTATTGATCTTGATATAATGCAAGGACTTCAATGGCCAGGGTTGTTTCATATCTTAGCATCAAGATCAAAAAAGAAGATCAGATCAATGAGAATTACAGGGATTGGTTCATCAATGTTGATGCTACAAGCAACAGGGAAACGGCTCTCTGATTTCGCCAGTTCACTGGGTTTGCCATTTGAGTTTAATCCACTGGAAGGTAAAGTTGGTAACATAATCGATCTGAGTCGACTCAGTCCAAGACAAGGTGGTGAAACGACAATAGTACACTGGATGCACCACTGTTTATACAACGTGACCGGTTCCGATCTCGGTACGTTAAGCTTACTCAAAATCCTGAGGCCGAAACTGATCACGATCGTTGAACAAGATTCAAGCCATGGAGGTAACTTCCTAGGCAGATTCGTCGAAGCATTGCATTATTACTCCGCATTATTTGATGCCCTAGGCGATGGATTAAGCGGAGACAGTATCGATAGACATCAAGTGGAACAGCAATTATTCGGCGTTGAAATTAGAAACATTGTGGCTGTTGGTGGACCAAAAAGAACAGGAGAAGTGAAAGTAGACAGATGGGGTGATGAGTTGAGAAGAATCGGTTTCAAATCGGTTTCACTCGGTGGTAACCCAGCAGCTCAAGCAAATTTATTACTAGGCATGTTTCCATGGAAAGGTTATACtctagttgaagacgaagaaactGGGTCTCTGAAGTTAGGCTGGAAAGATTTATCTTTACTTACTGCTTCGGCTTGGCAACTGCTGGAATAA
- the LOC113323423 gene encoding 60S ribosomal protein L27-like, giving the protein MVKFLKPNKAVIVLQGRFAGRKAVIVKQFDEGTRERPYGHCLVAGIMKYPKKVIRKDSAKKTAKKSRVKAFIKVVNYNHIMPTRYNLDVDLKDVVTADALTSRDKKVTAAKETKKRLEERFKTGKNRWFFTKLRF; this is encoded by the coding sequence ATGGTGAAGTTTTTGAAACCAAACAAGGCCGTAATCGTCTTACAAGGTCGATTCGCTGGTCGTAAAGCAGTGATTGTGAAGCAATTCGATGAAGGAACTCGTGAGCGTCCTTATGGTCACTGTTTGGTAGCTGGAATCATGAAATACCCAAAGAAAGTCATCCGTAAAGATTCAGCAAAGAAGACAGCAAAGAAATCGAGAGTGAAAGCTTTCATCAAGGTTGTGAATTACAATCACATCATGCCAACTCGTTACAATCTTGATGTGGATCTTAAAGATGTTGTTACAGCTGATGCGTTGACATCCAGAGATAAGAAGGTTACTGCTGCTAAGGAGACTAAGAAGAGGTTGGAGGAAAGGTTCAAAACTGGTAAAAACAGGTGGTTCTTCACTAAACTCAGGTTTTAA
- the LOC113323428 gene encoding uncharacterized protein LOC113323428, translating into MSIEALELKDRYDGNTDLHLAVIAGLDEAVKAMVQKDENLKYICNKKGLNPLLNAAMHVNVEHREIFRYLSSVMKDEDSSSFQGHLGAHHICSVTRAGLYELAYTLISKHPSLATAREGDGKTMLDVLAEKGSARRLASAQQSALYFQSSPTQQYKFVNKPSTFLEKLLYPGPNCRARRSEKLRSSVILPELVNLIFEEMSRMAKEDMHRFFFNSNFLQTAAENGALEIVKKCISTYPDQLWFPHKGRSIFQLAAENRQDNIFDFLYDHMNADEKILITRVVDSNGGNILHIAAKIAPPFRLKRSPVKQIQGELKWFKKVEKRVPPALRKVRND; encoded by the exons ATGTCCATAGAAGCACTTGAACTGAAAGATCGATACGATGGTAATACAGATCTTCATCTTGCTGTTATTGCTGGGCTTGATGAAGCTGTTAAAGCAATGGTGCAAAAAGATGAAAACCTAAAATATATATGTAACAAAAAGGGGTTGAATCCGCTACTCAATGCTGCTATGCATGTCAATGTAGAGCATAGAGAGATTTTTAGATACCTAAGCAGTGTTATGAAAGATGAAGATTCAAGTTCCTTTCAAGGTCATTTGGGAGCTCATCATATATGCAGTGTAACTCGTGCTGGTTTATACG AATTGGCATATACTCTAATCAGTAAACACCCAAGTTTAGCAACTGCTAGAGAGGGCGATGGCAAAACTATGCTAGATGTTCTAGCAGAAAAGGGCTCTGCGAGAAGGCTGGCCTCTGCTCAACAATCTGCACTGTATTTCCAATCATCAC CTACTCAGCAGTACAAATTTGTCAATAAGCCATCTACATTTCTTGAAAAGCTATTGTATCCTGGCCCCAATTGTCGAG CTCGTCGCAGTGAAAAATTGAGATCTTCTGTTATTCTCCCTGAGTTGGTAAATCTCATTTTTGAAGAAATGTCGCGTATGGCAAAGGAAGACATgcatcgttttttcttcaattcaaATTTCCTACAAACCGCTGCAGAAAATGGTGCACTTGAAATTGTGAAGAAGTGCATTTCAACTTATCCGGATCAGCTTTGGTTTCCTCACAAGGGAAGAAGCATATTTCAACTGGCGGCCGAGAACAGACAAGacaatatttttgatttcttgTACGATCACATGAACGCCGATGAGAAGATTTTAATTACTCGCGTAGTGGATTCAAACGGCGGTAATATCTTACATATTGCTGCAAAAATTGCGCCTCCTTTTCGACTAAAACGTAGCCCTGTTAAACAAATACAAGGGGAGCTTAAATGGTTTAAG AAAGTGGAGAAGAGGGTACCACCTGCTCTGAGAAAAGTGAGAAATGATTGA